From Sulfuracidifex tepidarius, one genomic window encodes:
- a CDS encoding arginine deiminase family protein, translating into MLDVKAEYAPLRRVVVATPGKEKQRLTPKTLYELQYAEIPDLVELRNEHDVFVDKLSSLGIEVVNLRKEVNKLSKEELIDFVEANSECEIPRQKLEDMDEGELGDMVISGLTATEAKRIGGKLVVAEDEEFCLKPLVNVMFTRDPGMVIGKTYVKGKMRWESRRKEPDLFVKILKPEKVLEVKRGFFEGGDFFPIEGRLLMGFGTRSSGLGVSYAIPKLIDEGEIDEAILVKLDTPELHPNKGIGHLDTVMGVPAKDVVIYYKSLLDKAKVFLYKGKDTVRDQRKLSEVLKDYLNRDLRIVNIGNADYYDEEREHWLLASNVIVVDKNKMVAYEHNRITNKLAEEAGIEVITFKGNEIIKEGGERSGPRCMTLPLVKS; encoded by the coding sequence ATGCTAGACGTAAAAGCCGAATACGCACCCCTAAGAAGGGTGGTAGTCGCAACTCCAGGAAAGGAAAAGCAGAGGCTCACGCCTAAGACCCTTTACGAGCTACAGTACGCGGAGATCCCCGACTTGGTGGAGCTGAGGAACGAACACGACGTCTTCGTGGACAAGCTCTCCTCCCTGGGGATAGAGGTAGTGAACCTTAGAAAGGAGGTGAACAAGCTCTCCAAGGAGGAGCTCATCGACTTCGTGGAGGCTAATAGCGAGTGTGAGATTCCTAGACAGAAGCTGGAGGACATGGACGAGGGGGAACTGGGGGACATGGTTATATCGGGCCTCACCGCGACGGAAGCAAAGAGGATCGGAGGTAAGCTCGTGGTCGCGGAGGACGAGGAGTTCTGCTTGAAACCTTTGGTGAATGTAATGTTCACGAGAGACCCAGGAATGGTGATAGGGAAGACATACGTTAAGGGTAAGATGAGGTGGGAGTCGAGGAGGAAGGAGCCGGACCTCTTCGTGAAGATACTCAAGCCCGAGAAGGTCTTAGAGGTTAAGAGAGGGTTCTTCGAAGGAGGAGATTTCTTCCCCATAGAGGGGAGACTCCTGATGGGGTTCGGGACCAGGAGCAGCGGACTAGGGGTGAGCTACGCTATACCTAAGCTGATAGATGAAGGTGAGATAGACGAGGCAATACTGGTGAAGCTCGACACCCCAGAGTTGCACCCTAACAAGGGAATAGGACACCTAGATACCGTGATGGGTGTCCCGGCAAAAGACGTAGTGATATATTACAAGAGCTTGTTGGACAAGGCTAAGGTGTTCCTATACAAGGGAAAGGACACCGTGAGGGACCAGAGGAAGCTGTCAGAGGTGTTGAAGGACTATTTGAACAGGGACCTGAGGATAGTCAACATAGGGAACGCTGATTATTACGACGAGGAGAGGGAACACTGGCTATTGGCAAGCAACGTGATAGTGGTGGACAAGAACAAGATGGTAGCGTATGAACACAATAGGATCACGAACAAGTTAGCTGAGGAGGCGGGAATTGAGGTGATCACGTTCAAGGGAAATGAAATCATAAAGGAAGGTGGGGAGAGGAGTGGGCCCCGCTGCATGACGTTACCTTTAGTGAAGTCGTGA
- a CDS encoding DMT family transporter translates to MKKGVPDLLTASFIWGTIGIVTEIGYDYGANSFASVLIRSVVASVFSLSAVGRKSLVPSRENLIMGAISTAFYEVYVFTIEVIGAPLSAVFLYTAPLFVVVLSKVVTQDAITFSKVVASVMVFLGVYLIYLSDVTTLDLALGVASGLTYALLIVFSRFMQMKGMSDMEIISSQSVWGLPMTMVISFLLSPDVSVSSTLTGIYLGVVATVIAYIFFYRGMRRTDSIIASIVTSMEPVFTVVLSWLILKETLTLLQLAGFAVIILSSFVATRRN, encoded by the coding sequence TTGAAAAAGGGAGTACCAGACCTCTTGACTGCTTCATTCATTTGGGGGACTATAGGGATAGTGACTGAGATAGGTTACGACTATGGTGCCAACTCCTTCGCGAGCGTCCTAATACGATCGGTAGTAGCGTCGGTCTTCTCCTTGTCGGCGGTGGGAAGGAAATCCCTAGTACCTTCGAGGGAAAACTTGATAATGGGGGCTATCTCAACGGCCTTCTATGAGGTCTACGTCTTCACCATAGAGGTCATTGGCGCCCCGTTGTCTGCAGTTTTCCTTTACACTGCTCCCTTGTTCGTGGTAGTCCTCTCAAAGGTCGTCACTCAGGACGCTATAACCTTCAGTAAGGTGGTGGCGTCCGTGATGGTTTTCCTCGGAGTATACCTGATATACCTCTCGGACGTAACTACGCTCGACCTTGCCTTAGGGGTAGCGTCAGGCTTAACCTACGCCCTCCTCATAGTGTTCTCCAGGTTCATGCAGATGAAGGGGATGTCAGACATGGAGATCATCTCCTCGCAGTCTGTATGGGGACTCCCCATGACCATGGTGATCTCCTTCCTGTTGTCTCCAGACGTGTCGGTCTCCTCTACCCTTACTGGGATCTACCTTGGAGTTGTCGCAACAGTCATAGCTTACATCTTCTTTTACAGGGGGATGAGGAGGACAGACTCGATAATAGCCTCGATAGTGACTTCGATGGAGCCCGTGTTTACGGTTGTGCTATCTTGGTTGATATTAAAGGAGACCTTGACACTGCTTCAGTTAGCGGGGTTTGCCGTCATTATACTGAGCTCCTTCGTAGCAACCAGGAGAAATTGA